The genome window CAGCAGGCTTCGTTCCGGAACACATGCCATCAACAGGAAACCAACttggaaagtaatgtacacagGTGGGATGACCTGAAGAGTCGACATTTATACCCCCCCTGTAGACGACTGGTAGGGACTTCTGTTCAGGTCAGTCCAACGTTATCTAGTTTCCTGGTTAAATACCCATTTGCACAAGGAACCTGGTGGTATACCCGGCTGCGTGAACCCCCTAGCTTGCTGGCTGAGCaatctttattaattaaattttatgtaaCAGTATTAGGATGGGGTCCTACATGTTCCTAGCTCTAGTTAGCTCTTAAGGTGTAATGTTTTCTGGCTAGGGAATAAAGGTATGATATGAACAGCTGGAGTTTCTCTTATAGCTCAAGAAACGCAGACCCTATTCCCTAGGAGCAGAGGTCACTTTTGTACTGTAGATTCCCCGCACCTATACAGATTTGATTTATATTACTTTGACACACGTTTATTTACCTTGTTTTCACTTTAACTTTGGCAGCCGGCATACGGGCACTGATCGGCCGGGTCTGATTCTGGTGGAACACCATATGCCAGCGGACACATTCCAACTATTATGATCATCAAACTAGCATTAGAAGAATGTTCAATTAGAGGGGACACATAGGGACAAGGGGACAACCAAGTGATTCATATCAAGTTGAACATTCCTTATATTAGGCTAACGCATTACACACTacaacataaaattaattatctgACTGAGAATGCTATATGgaacagtggtaaattaaaactacctgactattcataaacacttgtaaaaagtttacatgaataaaaaatttattatttattatttatttaacacccAAACACATCATAAAGCATACTATGGAGTTCATATGCAAAGCTTCTATAGTTGAAAGACTTATtagaactttaaaaaataaactttataacTACCCACTACACTACCTGCGTGTCTGGTGAACTTTGACCACACATACTACCTAAATTTCTACCATGCACAGCATTTAGATATTGTCAGTCTATTGGTATACTTGAGACTGCTTATATGTATAACAGGCGGACAATACCTAAAACTATGTATGGGCCTTTCTCTACTAACAGGAAAATCATTGTCCtagcattttttttactttggctATATTAAtgcatagttttatttattaaaacacacAATATATAACCTGTTATTTAAGGAGCCAAGCTTAATCAATATTTAGAATCATTATCATTTAATAAATTCGGTCTAAAAGCCATTAAAAACAGTCCTCTGTTATGTCCTAATTCCAGATCGAGTATGGTTCGGTTCGGTTTTTATTAGTTgtgtttaaaaatgtaaaatcttataactCTATAAACATAAAGAATATTGAATGCATgtgaacaaaaaacaattataattttaGATAATTTTTTAGTACTAAAAACTAGTGTTCGAATTTTGTCCATACATTTTTGAACAGTCCTCTGAACAATTTGAATATATCGCGccacaaaaatattaaacactatTGTGGTTACATTTCCCTTGAAACCGAACGTTAACAGTGTGAAGTTTGCTCGGTCGCCATGCTAAACAAGTCGCCGCCATTTTGCGCAGTGACAACTCCGCGTCTGTGTGGGGGCCACGTTTCTGTAGTGTCGAGTGAACATTCCTCTGGTAAGTCTATTTTACGGTGTTTTATGTGttgtaattatatttatttaacaaaataattgcTCAGTGTGATAATTTATAGCTGTTTCTGTGTTATGAAGTAATATTTAAACTGATACGTGGTATGACATTTTTTACGTAAAAataacagtcctctgtgcaACAGTCTTCTGGAAATTTATAACACAGAGGACTGTTCAATGTGACAGAGGACTGTTTTATTTGACGTCCgtgtttattattaatattctttatagtCTGCGCTAACCTACTGCTTGTCGATAGCCTCTTTCTTTCTTACCAATATTGTCACGCTAATTCAGGTCTTTTGTTTTCTATTATTATGGATTTTggaatataaaataatagtaattagTAACGTAAAGTTAACGTAACATACGTGTTTTTAAAcctgtacgtttttttttaaatattgaaagtatgttttattgttttagtaTTGCCGCAATGCCACCAAAGAAGAAACCTAAAaccaaagaagaaataaaagagCAGAAACGAATTGCAGAAAGATTAAGATATCAACGGCTAAAAAATGACCCTGTAAAAAGAGAGCAATTGAAGGAAAAAGAACGACGAAACTACCAGAGAAAGAAGGACAAAGGTACAAGAAAGCCAGTTAAAGATATGAGTCGACGTGAACACAAAGCTGTGACTAAAGAATGGAGAAAGCACTGTGCTACCTATCGcgcaaaaaaaaaagctttgaaagaaattacaaacaattttgtacgacaaaataCCCCCGAATCCGAGGGTTCACCTCCTCAAAGTTCTGTCTCTCCATCAATACTAACTATGACCATTCCACGAAGTGATGCAAGTAATGCGAGAAAGCGTAATGCTAGAAAGAAACGTGACAAAATTATAAAGGATAAAGACAAAAAGATCgagtattacaaaaaaaaatcagagaAGTATAGGAAGAGATTAGAACGTTTGGAAAAAGCTAAGACAAAGGAAAATGTAGACACACCTAACACTAAACTTACCAAAATGTGTGATTCGCCAGAAACTCGCAGAGAACTAGTCAAAAAGGCGCTATTCGGTGAAGTGTTGAATGCACAGCTGAGAGAAAACTACgctaatttaaaaaactgcAAAGAAAAACAAATATTCGGAAAAGTCGTGTCCGGTCAACTAATACACAAGTACAAGTTATGGCGAAGCAAAGATAGTGCTATATCTTATAAAACAATTCAGAAGTCAGCGCGTCAATCAGTTTCAGTACCCAAGCTTCGGACTCGTAAAGACAAAATTTCATCTGATTGCATAAATACTGTACAAACCTTCTATGAAAATGATGACAACAGCAGACTTGGCGCAGGAAAACGAGAATGCCTGACCAGAAAAGGGGTTAAAAAACAGAAAAGATATCTATCGGATAGCATCGCAAATTTATACAAGAAGTTTCAAGctgaacattttaaaataagctaCACAACGTTTTGTCGTCTACGTCCTTTCTGGGTCATAACACCAAATGTAAACGAACGTGACACGTGCCTCTGCATAAAGCACGCGAACATCGATCTGAAACTGACAGCATTGCACAGGCGAAGAATTTTGACTTACAATAGTCACACTGCACTGCTTGAAAAAACATGTTGTAATCGCTATAACGAGCTATGTTTGTCACGAACCTGCCAACGCTGTATCGACAAGAATCCTGACTACAGGGAGTTTGATGACAGCAAGcctattgaatttaaaaaatggatATCCGAGAAACAAACTTACAACGACCCCAAGACCAAGAATGCTCGAACAGTTACCAAATACCTAAAGAAAACGTTCACGGTTCGCCCTCGAGAACTAATAGAAGAGCTGCACGAGGATTTGCAAGCCTATTATCAACACGAGAGAAACATTACCCATCAATACAATGCTATCAAGAAATACAAACAAAACCTTACTGGCGAAGACGCTATCATACATATGGATTTTTCAGAAAATTATTGTTCCAAATACGGTCAAGAAATACAAGCATTTCATTTTGGAGGGTCGAGACTTCAGCTAAGTCTTCATACTGTGGTGGTGTATACCAAAAACTCTATCAAGTCTTATTGTACCGTTTCCAAAAATCTCACACATTCACCAGCTGCTATATGGGCACATTTGCGGCCAATCTTTAAAACTCTCACACCTAACATAAAGAGCATCCACTTCGTCAGCGATGGACCCGTAACTCAATACAGAAACAAAACGATGTTTTACATCCTGGCATCAAGGCTTCAACAAGAGGTTTTTAATGTGAAGAAGTTTACGTGGAACTATTCTGAGAGTGGCCATGGCAAAGGGGCCCCTGATGGCATTGGAGCAACCTGCAAGAGGACCGCTGATGCCGTCGTCGCTACAGGAGGTGATATTGATAGCTTGGAATCATTTGTAGAGGCTATTCAACGAAGATGTTCCGCAATTACCTTGTTCACAATCAACGATAAAGCCATCCAAGAATTGACAGACGACCTTCAAAATGAAACAGTTAATTTAAAAAGCTTTAGTGGCACTCTAAAAATACATCAAGTAAAGGCTGAAATATTAAGAAGTCCTCTGGAATCAGCTCCAATTGCCGCTAAACTCATAATGAAAAGTTTAAGTTGCCCTTGTGAAGACGAGTGCCAGCATTTCAATTTAGGAGTGTTACAGTACAAAAACAAGACAAAACTTAACGTAGATGATATTTACACAGACTCTGCAAGTGAAAACATGGACTACTCACAGGATTCCACAATGGAGACCGACGACGACGCTGCACTGGCTGGACCTAGTTCAATCAACCAACAGAATTACACCATCGGTGATTACGTCTTGGTTAAATTTCTAGTAAGAAACACTGAATATTGTTATGCTGCAGTAATCAATAAGATAGACATGGAAGAAGGCGAACTAACAGTAACCTTCTTAAAAATTTGTGATGACAAAGGACACACATTCAGAGTCGATGAAAATGATGTTTCTGATGTGTCCTTTGACCAAGTATTAAAGAAGTTGCCAAACCCAGACATTGCCCTAAAAGGGAAacgaatattttattattttaatatacctgTACCTGTTTTTGAGAAATAAGTCTGCATTGATAAGTAAACAAGGCTGATTCTTAGTACCTAAGCTTAattttgattataattattttaattcgtTACTTAGAGAGCTAAACTCGGAATTTGTTCCTGATAATTAGAAGTATTTAATTTCTGTATGTGATACAGTATTCAATAAAGAAGAGAATTTATTTGATtacatttaataattaataatgtgtTTTTCTTCATATTAAGGCTGCCAGTCCACCAGAGCGGAGCGAGGCAGCGGAGCCGAGAAACGGagaaatattaaccaatagGATTGCACAAAATCTCCGCTCCTCTTAAGTGGACAGGGACTTGCGAGCTAGTttaaaatttcatataaaaccGGTAAGCGGAGCGGGGAAACGGAGCGGGGAAACGTGCGGGGATGCGGAGCGGGGAAGCGAGTGCGGGCGCGGGCGCACTTTGCGCCGGCAGTGTGCCGCCGTATTCCGACCAGTGCGTATGTGACCGAAGATAATGGATGAAAAACTTATTGAAAGTGTGAAAAAGTTTCCGTGCATTTGGAACACATCTTCAGAATTTTACAAATGCAACGAAACAAAAGATGCTGCGTGGGACCAAATTATCATTGAAACAAACATATCGGATGgtaaataatatgtatcttTATTCTATAATACcttctagtaggtacatattgatatctttttttttatttaacaaaataatacctaaataaTGTCCGCAGCTGGCCAAATTATCTATATCTGTCTCACATCACTGACTATTATAGATTCTTTTCAAAATTCGAGTATCTTGCCATGGTACCTTCCCCTGATTATTAAAGTATGAACAATACATTTCACGAACTTGATAACCATCGTTACTAGAATGTTGTGTTTCTATAATATCACCAACTGATAATAATGATTGCTCCATGTTATTTTCAATATTGTTTATATAATTAGGTTGTCtttgaattaaataattgtGCAAAACACATGTTGCTTTTATTACCTTGTCAACTGTTTCTATTTTGCATTCAAAATCTTTATGATACACGTACCACTTTCTCGTCAATACACCGAAAGTTGCCTCAACAATACGACGTGCTCTTGATAATCGGtaattaaaaatttttttttctgcgTTAAGTCCATCACGTGGGTAAGGCCTCATAAAATTTTCCATTAATGGAAAAGCTTCGTCTCCTATAAATACGAACGGCATTTTTGCTCCACCTTGATAAAATGGTACCGGCTGAGGTAAATTCAATCTCTTTTCTTTTAGACTCTTTCCGAAAATGCTGTTATCAAAAATTCCTGCATCAGAAAATCTTCCCATAGATCCCACATCAGCCATTATGATTTTCCTTTTGGCATCAGCTAAACACATCAATACTACAGAAAATCTCTTTTTGTAGTTGAAAAACGAGGACCCGGTTTTCGAGGGAGCCTTGATATATACGTGCTTGCCATCAAGAGCACctatacaatttttaaattgcCATAGTTCATCAAAATCTTTTGCGATTTCTTTCCAGTCGTTTTCTGTTGGTTGTGACATGACAAGAGGTTGCAATATATTCCATAAAGCATCACAAACCTCCTCAACAATTCTTGATACACTTTTCAATCCAATTCTAAAATTCTCTCCCATCGTTGTAAATGACTGGCCGGTTGCTAAATACctaaaaaaaaacgtatttaATTGTACTTCGCGGAAGTGatgtaatatttttgtcatAAATAGACCATGtaatacatttttgtgtttgttGATTGTTTCAGTTACAACTGCCAAGTCGCGATGGAAACAACTGAGAGATAACCATCGGGATGCCTTAAAAAGACAAAATGCAACAAGGAGTGGACAGGCTAGAAAACAACGAAAAGAATGGAAATATCAAAAAGCCATGTCATTTTTATTGCCTTACATGAGTAACAGAGACCGGTCAACAAATTTTACGCCCCTGGACCACTCAGTAAGCGAAACTTCAAATCCGCCAAATACCATTGAAGAGAGTTCACGGGAATCATGCAATTTTTGCCATCAAATTCAAATAATCTTCCTTCTGCCGATGATCCTAAGAATCCAACAGCTTCGGAATCTCTTCCATCAACATCCAAAAAAAGAAAGAACGATGAAATTctagattatttaaaaaaaaatcaagaacgCCGCGAAGTGTTGGAACGAGAACGGATAGAACTTAAAAACATGATGTCAGCCAGTGATAAATACGATGAAAtagacttatttttttaaatttggctGCATCGACAAAAAAGCTGCcgtattattttcaacttcaaattaaaaaaacctgctTTAATGCGGTAATGTCAGCTGAAGAAAGTAATCTTCAACATAGTTGGTATTCTCCGAATAATTATGGTTATTCTACAGGCTCAACACCTACATCAGATAACATCAACACTAGTATCGATACTCCTAGTGCTTCAGATAATATCAACACTAGTATCAATATTCCTAGTGCTTCAGATAATATCAACACTAGTCTTAATATTCCTAGTGCTTCAGATAATACCAACACTAGTGTCAATATTCCTAGTGCTTCAGATAATATTAACACTAGTATCATTAATCCTAGCGCTTTACAAATTCCAACAACCCAGGATATTGAAACATCTGCAGCAGAGCCAACAGAACCCAATGAAAATGCGGTCAATTTTGAGACAGATtacgatttttaaattaatataacatGGCTTCTATAACTGTatgcaaaaataaaagttactttGATTTAAAATGTGTACTTACTTTAAACACACCGCTAATCTTTCACGGCTACTAATTGAATTTCTGTAATTTGTGTCTTGTTTCCGAATATATGGTTCAATCAGGGAGTGAAGTTCATAAAAAGTACATCTTGAAACTCTATAAGAATTTTCGAAAGTTTCTTCATCAGCTGTttggaaaaaagtaaaatattcactGTGTTATGAACGATGTTTGATATGATTTCTTAACCAAAATCTATGTTTCCTCATAGAATTGTTCAAATGGTATATGGTAAGTATTTCGGCTTCTTCTGACTCCAACTCTTCTTCCTCAAGCAATGTAAGGTAATAATGTATCAACTTTTTCGATGGCATGTCTGCTATCACTGACATTTCGCGTAGAACTAAACCAATCGCCCCACGCCGGGAGCTCGAAATCACTCGTCGCGTACTTGCTGCCTAGCTCCGCATATTGAAAAACACagcaactccgctccgcattaCTTCCTCACTCCGCTCCGCAGCCTCGCTCCGCTCCGGTGGACAGTCACAGTACGCAACTCCACTCCGCATTAGTCCGTTTCTCGGCTCCGCTGCCTCGCTCCGCTCTGGTGGACTGGCAGCCTAACATTGACATAAACTGTTCTCTGGGGTGGAAAAAACAGTCCTCTGGGTGGCGAAACAGTCCTCTGCcgcattttttacaaaattgccTATAATTCGAAAAATAAGGAAAAATTACAATGGTTTCttgtttatatgtatttatattataactatctatcgacttaacatattttttttttaattttctagaaAAATAGGGTTGGGACAACTGTCAATAAACAAGTTTCCAGTTAGTAGAGAAAGGCCCGTATAAGTCATGTTTTTGTAGACTTTTGAAGGAAAGATGGAAAAATATTCCATGTAAACCCTGGTTTTTTAAGTACAAACAGCTTAATAAAAGAACTACTTTAGTATTATCCAGAAATACAAGAAACCTGCCCACATAAAGTTTGACAGCTAAAATCACACTTGCAGCAAAAACACCATAAATTTACAGGGATGCATAAATTTGCCAATAATTAATTACAACGTTACGCTTCAATGTTACTCCAGGTTGGAGCTAGAATTATCCTTTTGCGGAAATATGCACTTACTCACAATAGGCGACCTACATTTAGAAGGGCCATAAGATCATCAATGTATAAAATGCACTGCGGCTGTACAATGCCGCCTGCATTTTAGGGCCATTGACATGGAATTTACACGTGCAGCGTCAGAAAACAATTTTATCGAGATGATTGCTACGTAGACACAATGTTTGATACAATCGATTACTCGAAAATAATGTGAAAATCTATTcaacttttttatacacaaaaaGTGAGACCAAACCATTTTTACCACTCATGATCACCTCgagatacttacctacatattttaactTCACGCCCACTAATTTTCATTTCAACTTTTTAAAAACCACGATAAACAAAACTGAAAACTGCAGAAAGgcgtaggtttttttttttttaatatattttacggccctggataacagtcctttaaggcctgaAAGGCGTAGGACGACATTttgaccacagagtactttgatTTTGACTTAATAGAAAAATCACGAGAAAAATCAAATCAATGCCCTAGATTCTAGAAtccaaaaaaatttttacaaaaaaaataaaaaccgacttcgttacataaacactaaaaattgaaaaataatttaatttattaccgaatatattatgtatacaagagttaatatagttccataataatacttttggtgccggtgccaattagctttagctgcgcgaatcgtctagacttcatattttttatgggactccacaatggcacctcattggcaccgaccccaaaaaatattattatggaactatattaactcttgtatacataatatattcggtaataaattaaattatttttcaatttttagtgtttatgtaacgaagtcggtttttattttttttgtaaaaaatttttattcacaatttttagtggccccatggaattatgctatgactggttaaaaatctactgtttactaagctattacactgatcgcgagcaatttactcttatccgttgaggagttccagtatctatcttcgaagatgttcatcagatcttcaccaaattgaaatgggaccaattttgaagtataccctttcaaacaaaaaaagaattttcaaaatcggtccaggcgtttttgagtaatcggggaacatacataaaaaataaaaaaataaaaaaaaataaaaaaaagattccgacgaattgagaacctcctcctttttttgaagtcggttaaaaaataaaccaGTCCTCCTTCTCTATGCTCTCTAAGGTCGACACCACAGGGTCTTTGTCGATTGTCGATTATGATACAGTGGTCACGGGTAACTTTGGAGACTCATTCGTTAAACATTACGAGTCGACGCGATGGTTCGATACAAGGTGGTTTCGTTTTTGTCTTGTTCCTATCCTATTCACGTTTATACTTTTTTAATAtatgaaaactagcttattcctgcgagtCCGCATGGACTCTACAAATTTCAATTCCCTCCTGCGACTGCGTCCGCATGGATTCCactttcaatcccctattttacccccataaagtttgaattttcagaatacctttcttagtggatgtctacgtcataatagccagcCCGATCCACTGTTATCCTTAGTTTCAGCTGTGCTGAGCGTCGATCTAGATCAGTCGgccagttagtcagctttttcttttatttatataaacacTTTTTCTCTTACTACTAGTAAATCAATGTTCTttgtttgaaaaaattaagaCCTAAGGAAAATTTAATGATAGTTCAGGTTAGAAtaaggaatttatgaaaatacatTATCGTAATCTATAATGATTAATTGTTAATCACCGATAAAAGTTGTTaatcatcgttacgtcgtgctatcgctatctcacacgcggttacacagtactttaatctagctTTTTACTCAATCTATGGCAtgatatgttattggtctgtgatgcCACACATACAGTACAGTACTCTCAGATTCTCGgattctaaactaaactaaattaacaggtctaaatctagtgctatccttttccgcaagcaacattatgaaagggatagcaatagatttagacgtgccatattagtttagtttagagattgtgtacaaaggaattagccccattatCGTGTTAATTAAATGCAAAGAGAATGAAAAGGCTATGCTGAAAATGGAAGGTTGAAAAAACCATAGGTATTTTTCTCTAGTCTAGTGATCTGTGATTATGATATATAAATATTCCTTTGATATATTCTCTTTGGCGCAAATTCGGCGAATGGCGGATGTTTTGATGTTTGGCGAATTATTCTTGTTCTTTTCTGCTACGATAGtgccttttatataattatatcgtAATGTCGAAAAGAAGAAAGATAGGTAAGTCatgattattatatatatttattatctgaAGACTAGATGGCCGCGCGAcatctgcgacttcgtccgcgttgatttaggtttttccgAAATCGTGTGGGAACTCAGCttttccaggattaaaagtagcctattgtatgTTCTTCctcagaatgcaagctatctctaccaaatttcgtcaaatctggtaatgggccgtgaaaagctagcagacaagaAGAAAGTTTCGCATATAACAATCATGGATTCTGAGTGAGTTTATGGTTCGGAACAGTCATAAAAATAGGTCTGGAAGTTGAACTTAACTTTATTAGATTTGGTGGGAAAAATGCTTCTATAACTGGTTAATGTTTCGCTGATTCTTCAAAAACTATGTCCCTGTAGAGTGAAAACTGAAAAGCATTGATGGTGAAAAATCAGTAAGTCCAATAAtagcgatttttttaaattaaaaactagcatatgcctgcgatttcgtaaTCATGgattatataaatttcaaacccgtatttcaccccctaggggttgaattttcaaaattagggACGTCATAatctgtgtgccaaatttcagcccgacctgtccagtagtttgaactgtgtatagatcagtaagtcagctttgcttatacatatatttagaagaagatgtcATCAACTCTCCATATTAATTTTTTGCCTAAAAATAATTTCTATAAGTTGTGCCTACCTaatatagtttttgttttagcTAGTCCAAAAACACGTCATGTTAAGGTTAGGCCAGCCTCACACGGGCAGCTTAAAGCAGTCAGGATTAACTGCTTCAAGCTGTGACTGCATAGTGAACTAGTCTTCTATTTGCATACATAGATGGAACTGCTCGAGCAGTTAGAATAATATGCCTTGTTATTCATGACACCTACCTTAACCcaaaattacaaaaatcaaGTTTGAAAGGTattttactattaataataataataataataataatatttttatttcagatatttcaTGCATAATGTGTTAGTAACAGTAGACCTTATTAACTACGTTAGCAACTAAATaagattacaattattattaattaatttaaataactaGCAGTTCTAGGTAATCTGCACAAAACTAATCTTTCGGGATTTCTTGTATTTCTGGGAAATACATTTTTAGCTTTTTAAACTGATGCatataattttttacaaaaactgctatttgaaataatatgtaCATGCATGGCAACGTCAAAACTTTGAAATGTTTGAATAAAGGTTTGCATGAATCTGTAGGAGGCCTACCAAATATGGCCCTAATGCATTTCTTTTGAGCTATGAAGGCCCTTTCTATCTCACACGAATTTCCCCATAATTACGTAAGGGTGCACTTTCCAGGGTGACAGTTTGCCAGCTCGGAAGTACAGGAACCAGTTGATACAGTTAGACAAATCTcataaagatatttttgatcCATACTTAACTACACGACCACGTTTTTGGTGAGTCAGACAAATCACCAGCCATCGCACAAAAATACACCTGGGTTTTATTTTCGCAATCAGCTTATTGTTTTCCAATAGGCCTGGAATATTCTCTAGGACCCGAAGTGCAACTACCTAAGGTCAAGAATTAACGAAGGAGTAACTCATAGGCATGAAACATACAAACACCATTGTAACGGTATCTCCAAATACTGTTCTAAATATGGAATCATGCCGCCCTTCCAAATGTGTTAGTTGCAGTTCTGTCACACTAAACGCAAATCACATCATCTGAATTCCAAACTTGGCCCTTCAATAAAGGACCCTgtcatatattttatatttattggtGATGTAAGGTGGAGAATACTTACCTTTTCCTCCCAGCGGGCAAATAAGGGGTAGGAGAAGGATGGCCTTCCCCTACAGTATAAGATAAGATTCGGGCGCCAGCCAGCCGGAGGAACGACGCACGGATAGCCGAGCAGAGGCCTGAACCTTTAATCTCAAGGCAGGGCTTTCGGGCCTACTCCTTCGTGGACTCTCTCACGAGACGACAAATGTCAGATAAATATGTTGGAGGATCAAAACaatgtaaaattgtaaaagtttttgaattataatataattttctatttaaaataaattactatgaatagcgtccctacgttccttgccttatcttaattctacgaaatataggtaccctttacattattaaatattagacctagggttatgaaaaatttgtactaaaattaataaaatatatcgttcGCCACGCACcggaggatattttaaagagttcACTGATTAAGATTTATAAACCGACGCACTAGATGCTCGGATGCAGGCCGATTTGTGTGAAGGGACAACACCATGTTCTAATCAGGTTCCacaaatacatatttttgaagcaaatcACCTCATAGTGCGATAAGTGGGGAAACACAAGGGGAACACAGGGGGAACAGCTGCAACAAGAAAATTCTAGTTAGTTTATAATTTTCTTGTTGAAAATTGTATGGCGCAAtgagttttaaaattttgatactTACCGCATTAGcgctgttatttcataaaatccaTATTAAGGTGAAGCCTTCAAGGCCGAAATTACTGCTTTCTAGGCATTTCGCCGCAAAACATctcatatttcataaaaatccggaGCGAGCCGCATACCGCGTACGAATATTGGAAGAAAAGTGACAAGTCATG of Maniola hyperantus chromosome 26, iAphHyp1.2, whole genome shotgun sequence contains these proteins:
- the LOC117994196 gene encoding LOW QUALITY PROTEIN: uncharacterized protein (The sequence of the model RefSeq protein was modified relative to this genomic sequence to represent the inferred CDS: inserted 2 bases in 2 codons) encodes the protein MDEKLIESVKKFPCIWNTSSEFYKCNETKDAAWDQIIIETNISDVTTAKSRWKQLRDNHRDALKRQNATRSGQARKQRKEWKYQKAMSFLLPYMSNRDRSTNFTPLDHSVSETSNPPNTIEESSRESCNXLPSNSNNLPSADDPKNPTASESLPSTSKKRKNDEILDYLKKNQERREVLERERIELKNMMSASDKYDEIDLFFXNLAASTKKLPYYFQLQIKKTCFNAVMSAEESNLQHSWYSPNNYGYSTGSTPTSDNINTSIDTPSASDNINTSINIPSASDNINTSLNIPSASDNTNTSVNIPSASDNINTSIINPSALQIPTTQDIETSAAEPTEPNENAVNFETDYDF